The Opitutales bacterium ASA1 genome window below encodes:
- the rpoE_3 gene encoding RNA polymerase sigma factor RpoE, with protein MSSKAQEVAIDRILVDRFRAGDSSAFDEMVHRYWDRIYAMVSQLLRNQQDAEEVTQDAFIRAHRGLTHFRGESSFSTWLYQIATNLARNRYWYWWRRKRDKSLSFDAPVSADCETTLAEVIPAEVITPEDATVTQEFVDRVASGMEMLSEKHREILILRNVQNLAYEEIAEILSISVGTVKSRIARARESLREKLGGETL; from the coding sequence ATGTCCTCCAAAGCGCAGGAAGTGGCGATCGACCGTATTCTCGTAGACCGTTTCAGGGCAGGCGACTCCAGCGCCTTCGATGAAATGGTGCATCGCTATTGGGATCGCATCTACGCGATGGTCAGTCAGCTGCTCCGCAACCAGCAGGACGCGGAGGAAGTCACCCAAGACGCGTTCATCCGGGCACACCGGGGCCTGACGCATTTTCGGGGCGAATCTTCCTTCTCGACTTGGCTTTACCAGATCGCGACCAATCTCGCTCGCAACCGCTACTGGTACTGGTGGCGCCGCAAGCGGGACAAATCGCTTTCGTTCGACGCTCCCGTCTCGGCCGACTGCGAGACGACGCTCGCCGAGGTCATACCCGCCGAGGTGATCACACCCGAAGACGCCACCGTCACGCAAGAGTTCGTCGACCGCGTCGCCTCCGGAATGGAGATGTTGAGCGAGAAACACCGCGAGATCCTCATTCTGCGGAATGTCCAGAACTTGGCCTACGAGGAGATCGCCGAGATCCTCAGTATCAGTGTGGGCACGGTGAAGAGTAGGATAGCCCGTGCTCGTGAGAGC
- a CDS encoding DMT family transporter — MLLFAVFACSTAAILIKVSTTHPTLLGALRLLIAAVLLAPLAWRDHRKLPGKFTVVHAQRIVWPAFVLAAHFVSWGFGARMTLSAQASLVVNLAPVALPFFLHALVGERITPREISGTVLALCGVLLLGARDAFVPGGDVWGNVVCFGSMLLFAWYLALGRRNRDFPTLWLYVVPVYAVAGAVCLVVSLPWIGRFEFASTREWMLIAGLAVVPTIVGHSLLNLSMRHLRGQVVSLCNVGQFVFAGALAWLLFDEVPRPIFYLASALVVAGVAMVVLRAPAQPRMR, encoded by the coding sequence ATGCTGTTGTTCGCGGTGTTCGCGTGTTCCACTGCCGCGATTCTGATCAAGGTCAGCACGACGCACCCTACCTTGCTGGGGGCGTTGCGCCTCCTGATCGCTGCCGTGTTGCTCGCTCCTTTGGCGTGGCGCGACCATCGGAAACTGCCGGGAAAGTTCACCGTTGTGCATGCACAACGCATCGTCTGGCCGGCATTCGTGCTCGCGGCACACTTCGTCTCCTGGGGCTTCGGTGCGCGCATGACGCTGTCCGCTCAAGCGAGCCTCGTGGTGAATCTCGCACCGGTGGCGCTCCCCTTCTTTTTGCACGCCCTCGTGGGCGAACGGATCACGCCTCGGGAGATCTCCGGCACCGTGCTCGCACTCTGCGGCGTGCTGCTGCTGGGCGCGCGTGATGCGTTCGTCCCGGGTGGCGACGTGTGGGGAAACGTGGTCTGCTTCGGCTCGATGCTGCTTTTCGCATGGTATCTGGCGCTCGGACGTCGCAATCGCGACTTTCCCACGCTCTGGCTCTACGTCGTCCCCGTTTACGCGGTTGCCGGAGCCGTCTGCCTGGTCGTTTCACTCCCGTGGATCGGGCGATTCGAATTCGCTTCGACTCGCGAGTGGATGTTGATCGCCGGGCTGGCCGTGGTGCCGACGATCGTGGGGCACTCGCTGCTCAACCTCAGCATGCGGCACCTCCGTGGGCAGGTCGTGAGTCTGTGCAACGTCGGCCAATTCGTGTTCGCCGGCGCGCTCGCGTGGCTGTTGTTCGACGAGGTGCCGAGGCCGATTTTTTATCTCGCGAGCGCGCTCGTCGTCGCGGGAGTCGCCATGGTCGTGCTGCGAGCCCCGGCGCAACCGCGGATGCGTTGA